A part of Prolixibacteraceae bacterium genomic DNA contains:
- the murB gene encoding UDP-N-acetylmuramate dehydrogenase has translation MLFIQKDYPLKSLNTFGVDAKAKYFISFDSIDDIEELNCLLTSRFENEKKFVLGGGSNVLFTEDFDGLVMQSHINNIIKETNTDSIVTVEVGSGMVWDHFVAYCVSKGWGGVENLSHIPGVVGAAPVQNIGAYGIEAKDVIEEVCFWDFETESIVVIKNDDCHFGYRDSIFKHRYKGLALVLSVTFKLTLKDHAINIGYGALKDLESYGADLSLTQVRERIVEIRESKLPNPEVIGNGGSFFKNPVLDKEVVDNLLKHYPQMVVYPLDSGKVKVAAGWLIEHAGWKGYTEGAVGVHDKQSLVLVNHGAAKGNDVVALAQKIIKDIDQKFGIKLEPEVIFL, from the coding sequence ATGTTATTCATACAAAAAGATTATCCATTAAAGTCTTTAAATACTTTTGGCGTGGATGCCAAAGCCAAATACTTTATATCTTTTGACTCGATTGATGATATTGAAGAGTTGAACTGTCTGCTAACCTCTAGGTTTGAAAATGAGAAGAAGTTTGTTCTTGGGGGGGGTAGTAACGTTCTTTTTACCGAAGATTTTGATGGCCTGGTGATGCAGTCACACATAAACAACATAATCAAAGAGACAAACACTGACTCAATCGTCACAGTGGAGGTTGGTTCGGGAATGGTGTGGGATCATTTTGTAGCCTACTGTGTGTCTAAAGGCTGGGGTGGGGTGGAGAACCTATCCCATATACCAGGTGTGGTTGGTGCTGCACCAGTCCAGAATATTGGTGCATATGGTATCGAGGCTAAGGATGTTATCGAAGAGGTCTGTTTTTGGGATTTTGAGACAGAATCCATTGTCGTTATAAAAAATGATGATTGTCATTTTGGATATAGAGACTCTATATTTAAACATCGTTATAAAGGGCTCGCTTTGGTCTTGAGTGTTACTTTTAAACTGACGCTAAAAGATCATGCCATAAATATCGGATATGGTGCGCTAAAGGATCTAGAGAGCTATGGCGCAGACTTGTCATTGACTCAGGTTCGTGAACGTATTGTGGAGATTCGTGAAAGCAAACTGCCAAATCCTGAGGTGATTGGTAATGGTGGTAGCTTCTTTAAAAATCCCGTTCTAGATAAAGAGGTGGTAGATAACCTTTTAAAACATTACCCCCAAATGGTGGTATACCCTTTAGATAGTGGCAAAGTGAAAGTGGCTGCTGGATGGCTTATCGAGCATGCTGGTTGGAAAGGCTATACGGAAGGTGCCGTAGGAGTCCACGATAAACAGTCGCTTGTTTTGGTAAACCATGGGGCTGCAAAAGGCAATGATGTGGTCGCTTTGGCTCAAAAGATCATAAAAGATATCGATCAAAAGTTTGGAATAAAATTAGAACCAGAGGTGATCTTCTTATAG
- a CDS encoding formylglycine-generating enzyme family protein, translating to MEERRGKIVSLLLVLWVCLFHISCAQKGKPESETDWIIKKSLTDLVYVKGGTFMLGDVGYTDSLGVHRLFANHGSALPVHKVTLDSYSIGKLEVTFKEFDLFCKLTGRDLVGDNREGRYSIFFRPELSATFMTWDEAMAYCAWLGKLTGLSFNLATNAQWEYAARSRGLAVKYGTDNGLMEKGRNYKSDYYETSADNPPPGSYPPNPLGLYDMSGINPEWVRDGYMEYYKIPEVNPLNDFQYSIVTIRGFSLNVYSRGSRANYRTGAGAGIRFVVNSPTPIDVESVLDSLGLSMPSSKDLEKYMPKNWVAPGKYPL from the coding sequence ATGGAAGAAAGAAGAGGAAAAATAGTCTCACTATTATTGGTTTTATGGGTTTGTCTGTTTCATATCTCTTGTGCCCAGAAGGGTAAGCCCGAGTCGGAAACGGATTGGATCATCAAAAAATCTTTGACGGACTTGGTTTATGTGAAAGGTGGCACTTTTATGTTGGGAGATGTGGGGTATACGGATAGTTTGGGCGTACATCGCCTTTTTGCGAACCATGGAAGTGCATTGCCAGTCCATAAGGTGACCCTAGATAGTTATTCTATCGGTAAGTTAGAGGTGACTTTTAAGGAGTTTGATCTATTCTGTAAACTAACAGGACGAGATCTTGTTGGAGATAATCGAGAGGGAAGGTATAGTATATTTTTTCGACCAGAGTTGTCTGCAACATTTATGACATGGGATGAGGCGATGGCCTACTGTGCATGGTTAGGAAAATTAACTGGTTTGTCATTTAATTTGGCGACGAATGCGCAGTGGGAGTATGCTGCGCGTAGCCGGGGTTTGGCAGTAAAGTATGGCACGGACAATGGTTTAATGGAAAAAGGACGTAACTATAAGAGTGATTACTATGAAACATCTGCCGACAACCCTCCTCCAGGCAGTTACCCCCCGAACCCTTTGGGACTGTACGATATGAGTGGCATTAACCCTGAATGGGTTCGCGATGGGTATATGGAATATTATAAGATTCCAGAAGTTAATCCTTTAAATGATTTTCAATACAGTATTGTTACCATTCGAGGTTTTAGTCTGAATGTTTATAGCAGAGGTTCTCGAGCCAACTATAGAACAGGAGCAGGAGCAGGTATTCGATTTGTAGTAAATTCACCAACTCCCATTGATGTTGAATCCGTATTAGATAGCCTCGGTCTATCTATGCCTAGCTCAAAAGATCTAGAGAAGTATATGCCGAAGAATTGGGTTGCACCGGGTAAATACCCTCTTTAG
- a CDS encoding nitroreductase family protein, producing MGSLLELIKQRRSTRTFENTPLLGKLCHDVHEIVHKDNSGPFKTPIIMKLIDRQEYILQNRNMGTYGFVRGIRSCIIGILDERSTKGMVDYGYIIQKKVIKLLGMKLGTCWMGGSFNRSEFKEALSIPDTKFIPAIIPVGKALPKSFIEKALCSFVKSKTRRPFEELFFNEDLSNPIAGTQAEELYIPLEMVRWAPSVDNTQPWRLIIDGNCVHFYMKKQKSLESSLVHINLNAIDMGIAMAHFEIGCNEVKKYGSWQDSKKEDLQCGHYNYIITWKFF from the coding sequence ATGGGATCACTGTTAGAACTAATCAAACAAAGAAGATCAACAAGAACATTTGAGAACACTCCTTTGTTAGGTAAACTATGTCACGATGTACATGAAATTGTTCACAAAGACAATAGCGGCCCCTTTAAGACGCCTATTATCATGAAATTAATTGATAGGCAAGAATATATACTTCAAAACAGAAACATGGGAACTTATGGTTTTGTTAGAGGTATCAGAAGCTGTATTATAGGTATCCTTGACGAAAGAAGCACCAAAGGAATGGTGGACTATGGATACATTATCCAGAAGAAAGTTATAAAACTACTGGGCATGAAGTTGGGTACCTGCTGGATGGGAGGATCATTCAATAGAAGTGAATTCAAAGAGGCTCTCTCTATTCCCGACACAAAATTCATCCCCGCTATCATACCTGTTGGTAAAGCTCTGCCCAAGTCGTTTATTGAAAAAGCACTTTGCTCATTTGTAAAATCTAAAACCAGAAGACCTTTCGAGGAGCTATTCTTTAACGAAGACCTCTCAAACCCTATCGCTGGAACTCAAGCAGAAGAGCTATACATACCGCTAGAGATGGTTAGATGGGCACCTTCCGTAGACAACACCCAGCCATGGAGACTTATCATTGATGGAAATTGTGTCCATTTTTATATGAAGAAACAGAAATCACTCGAATCCTCTTTGGTACATATTAACCTTAACGCAATCGACATGGGGATTGCCATGGCACACTTCGAAATAGGATGTAACGAAGTAAAGAAATATGGAAGCTGGCAAGACTCAAAAAAAGAAGACCTACAATGTGGCCATTACAACTACATTATCACTTGGAAGTTCTTTTAA
- a CDS encoding formylglycine-generating enzyme family protein, whose amino-acid sequence MLVFVGFGDASIASVRDVFVALENLNKKRVMEERRGKIVSLLLVLWVCLFHISCAQKGKPESETDWIIKKSLTDLVYVKGGTFMLGDVGYTDSLGVHRLFANHGSALPAHKVTLDSYSIGKLEVTYKEFDLFCKLTGRDLVGEVQSRESGRYFRPELSATHMTWDDAMAYCAWLGKLTGLSFNLATNAQWEYAARSRGLAVKYGTDNGLMEKGRNYKSDYYETPVDNPPPGSYPPNPLGLYDMSGIRPEWVRDGYAPYFKWDKENPINDFQHSIVTIRGFSLNVYSRGSRANYRTGAGAGIRFVVNSPTPVDVESVLDSLGLSMPSSKDLEKYMPKNWVAPGKYPL is encoded by the coding sequence ATGTTGGTTTTTGTTGGATTTGGAGATGCGAGCATTGCATCTGTGCGAGATGTTTTTGTAGCCTTAGAGAATTTAAATAAGAAAAGAGTTATGGAAGAAAGAAGAGGAAAAATAGTCTCACTATTATTGGTTTTATGGGTTTGTCTGTTTCATATCTCTTGTGCCCAGAAGGGTAAGCCCGAGTCGGAAACGGATTGGATCATCAAAAAATCTTTGACGGACTTGGTTTATGTGAAAGGAGGCACTTTTATGTTGGGAGATGTGGGATATACGGATAGTTTGGGGGTACATCGCCTTTTTGCGAACCATGGAAGTGCATTGCCAGCCCATAAAGTGACCCTAGATAGTTATTCCATCGGTAAGTTGGAAGTGACTTACAAGGAGTTTGATCTCTTTTGTAAACTAACAGGGCGAGATTTGGTTGGAGAAGTCCAATCAAGAGAATCAGGAAGGTATTTTCGACCAGAGTTGTCCGCAACACATATGACATGGGATGATGCGATGGCCTACTGTGCATGGTTAGGGAAATTAACAGGTTTGTCATTTAATTTGGCAACGAATGCGCAGTGGGAGTATGCTGCGCGCAGCCGGGGTTTGGCAGTAAAGTATGGCACGGACAATGGTTTAATGGAAAAAGGTCGTAACTATAAGAGTGATTATTATGAAACCCCTGTCGACAACCCTCCTCCAGGCAGTTATCCTCCAAACCCTTTGGGACTGTACGATATGAGTGGCATTAGACCTGAATGGGTTCGCGATGGGTATGCACCATATTTTAAATGGGACAAAGAAAATCCTATAAATGATTTTCAACACAGTATTGTTACCATTCGAGGTTTTAGTCTGAATGTTTATAGCAGAGGTTCTCGAGCCAACTATAGAACAGGAGCAGGAGCAGGTATTCGATTTGTAGTAAATTCACCAACTCCCGTTGATGTTGAATCCGTATTAGATAGCCTAGGTCTATCTATGCCTAGTTCAAAAGATCTAGAGAAGTATATGCCAAAGAATTGGGTTGCTCCGGGTAAATACCCTCTTTAA
- a CDS encoding transposase, which produces MLQNKSTKVFSETQSFFSSSEKGINRIISLYKLLNLRQLKLGNKELPQSTYFKGDILLGLLLFPIFSIPNIYSYSKHYLSEMLEAQKNTFYRFKNNSQIDWRTIVSSCNNKLFGQIAKNSHSDDCNQAERCLIIDDTDFEKSTYKTEHVSKIWSHVTHRYIFGFKGLFLGLWDGKSYFTLDFSLHKERGKNKKTPFGLTAKQRKKQFSKKRSTKSNGFNREKELVIDKITMAKEMMVNAIKQGITVDYILMDSWFFCDSILKTVISNGMHLVAMAKMSSAKYSFKDKEYSTKELALLLKQRKRVKWVKSLSLYCAEVTVKYKGTDVKLFFCKNSKRGKWHLLVSSNTKLSIEKAYQIYSIRWSIEVFFKESKNYFGLGKSQSSDFDAQIADLSVAIIEFNVFSLAKRFEAYETLGGIFAHVKDQGMELVIVQRIWGFILELMRTLAEIIDSDFNELIISVLKNKPENNKFFRLIESMVYEPE; this is translated from the coding sequence ATGCTTCAGAATAAAAGTACAAAAGTTTTTTCAGAGACACAGAGTTTTTTCAGTTCAAGTGAAAAAGGAATTAATCGAATTATTAGCCTTTACAAGTTACTCAACTTAAGACAACTGAAATTAGGAAATAAAGAGTTGCCTCAGTCTACTTACTTCAAAGGTGACATACTATTAGGCTTACTACTTTTCCCAATTTTCTCTATCCCTAATATTTATAGCTACAGTAAGCATTATCTATCAGAGATGTTAGAAGCACAAAAGAATACATTCTATCGATTTAAAAATAACAGCCAGATAGATTGGCGTACTATAGTTTCATCATGTAATAATAAACTCTTTGGTCAAATAGCCAAAAACTCTCACTCTGATGACTGTAATCAAGCAGAAAGATGCTTAATTATTGACGATACTGATTTTGAGAAGTCTACCTACAAAACTGAACATGTTAGTAAAATATGGTCGCATGTAACCCATCGTTATATATTTGGTTTTAAAGGATTATTTCTAGGTTTATGGGATGGCAAAAGCTATTTTACATTGGACTTCTCTCTACATAAAGAAAGAGGGAAGAATAAAAAGACTCCATTTGGACTCACTGCCAAACAACGTAAAAAACAGTTCTCAAAGAAACGATCAACAAAGAGTAATGGGTTTAACCGAGAGAAAGAACTCGTTATTGATAAAATAACGATGGCAAAAGAGATGATGGTAAATGCTATTAAACAAGGAATTACAGTAGACTACATACTTATGGACAGTTGGTTCTTCTGTGATTCAATATTAAAAACTGTGATCTCTAATGGTATGCATCTTGTTGCAATGGCTAAGATGTCTAGTGCTAAATATTCTTTCAAAGACAAAGAATATAGCACCAAAGAACTTGCTCTCTTACTTAAACAGCGAAAGAGAGTAAAATGGGTAAAGTCACTTAGTCTATATTGTGCAGAAGTCACAGTGAAATATAAAGGTACAGATGTAAAACTATTCTTTTGCAAGAACAGTAAGCGAGGGAAATGGCATTTATTGGTATCTTCAAATACAAAGCTGAGCATAGAGAAAGCTTATCAGATATATAGTATTAGATGGAGTATTGAGGTCTTTTTTAAGGAATCAAAGAACTATTTTGGTTTAGGAAAATCTCAATCGAGTGATTTTGATGCTCAAATAGCAGATCTATCTGTAGCTATTATTGAGTTTAACGTTTTTAGTTTAGCAAAAAGGTTCGAGGCATATGAGACGCTAGGTGGAATCTTTGCTCATGTAAAAGATCAAGGAATGGAACTTGTAATAGTACAACGAATTTGGGGTTTTATCCTCGAATTGATGAGAACTCTCGCAGAAATCATCGATAGTGATTTTAATGAATTGATAATCAGTGTACTTAAAAATAAACCCGAAAATAATAAATTCTTTAGGCTCATTGAATCAATGGTTTATGAACCTGAATAA
- a CDS encoding formylglycine-generating enzyme family protein, protein MEERRGKIVSLLLVLCVCLFHVSCAQKGKPESETDWIIKKSLTDLVYVKGGTFMLGDVGYTDSLGVHRLFANHGSALPVHKVTLDSYSIGKLEVTYKEFDLFCKLTGRDLVGENREGRYSIFFRPELSATHMTWDDAMAYCAWLGKLTGLAFNLATNAQWEYAARSRGLAVKYGTDNGLMEKGRNYKSDYYETSADNPPPGSYPPNPLGLYDMSGINPEWVRDGYAPYFKWEKVNPLNDFQHSIVTIRGFHPNVYSRGSRANYRTGAGAGIRFVVNSLTPVDVETVLDSLGLSMPSSKDLEKYMPKNWVAPGKYPL, encoded by the coding sequence ATGGAAGAAAGAAGAGGAAAAATAGTTTCACTATTATTGGTTTTATGTGTTTGTCTGTTTCATGTCTCTTGTGCCCAGAAGGGTAAGCCCGAGTCGGAAACGGATTGGATCATCAAGAAATCTTTAACGGACTTGGTTTATGTGAAAGGTGGCACTTTTATGTTAGGAGATGTGGGGTATACGGATAGTTTGGGTGTGCATCGTCTTTTCGCGAACCATGGAAGTGCATTGCCAGTTCATAAAGTGACTTTAGATAGTTATTCTATCGGTAAGTTAGAGGTGACTTATAAGGAGTTTGATCTATTCTGTAAACTAACTGGACGAGATTTGGTTGGCGAAAATAGAGAGGGAAGGTATAGTATATTTTTTCGACCAGAGTTGTCCGCAACACATATGACATGGGATGATGCGATGGCCTACTGTGCATGGTTAGGGAAATTAACTGGTTTGGCATTTAATTTGGCGACGAATGCGCAGTGGGAGTATGCTGCGCGTAGCCGGGGTTTGGCAGTAAAGTATGGCACGGACAATGGTTTAATGGAAAAAGGACGTAACTATAAGAGTGATTACTATGAAACATCTGCCGACAACCCTCCTCCAGGCAGTTACCCCCCGAACCCTTTGGGACTGTACGATATGAGTGGCATTAACCCTGAATGGGTTCGCGATGGGTATGCACCGTATTTTAAATGGGAAAAAGTTAATCCTTTAAATGATTTTCAACACAGTATTGTTACCATTCGAGGTTTTCATCCCAATGTTTATAGCAGAGGTTCTCGAGCCAACTATAGAACAGGAGCAGGAGCAGGTATTCGATTTGTAGTAAATTCACTAACCCCCGTTGATGTAGAAACTGTATTAGATAGCCTCGGTCTATCTATGCCTAGTTCCAAAGATTTAGAGAAGTATATGCCAAAGAATTGGGTTGCTCCGGGTAAATACCCTCTTTAA
- a CDS encoding formylglycine-generating enzyme family protein, with product MEERRGKIVSLLLVLCVCLFHVSCAQKGKPESETDWIIKKSLTDLVYVEGGTFMLGDVGYTDSLGVHRLFANHGSALPVHKVTLDSYSIGKLEVTFKEFDLFCKQTGRELVGEVQSRESGRFFRPELSATFMTWDEAMAYCAWLGKLTGLAFNLATDAQWEYAARSRGLAVKYGTDNGLMEKGRNYKSDYYETPADNPPPGNYPPNPLGLYDMSGINPEWVRDGYAPYFKWEKVNPLNDFQHSIVTIRGFHPNVYSRGSRANYRTGAGAGIRFVVNSLTPVDVESVLDSLGLSMPSSKDIEKYMPKNWVAPGKYPL from the coding sequence ATGGAAGAAAGAAGAGGAAAAATAGTCTCACTATTATTGGTTTTATGTGTTTGTCTGTTTCATGTCTCTTGTGCCCAGAAGGGTAAGCCAGAGTCGGAAACGGATTGGATTATCAAGAAATCTTTGACGGATTTGGTTTATGTGGAAGGAGGCACTTTTATGTTAGGAGATGTGGGGTATACGGATAGTTTGGGCGTACATCGCCTTTTTGCGAACCATGGAAGTGCATTGCCAGTCCATAAGGTGACCCTAGATAGTTATTCTATCGGTAAGTTGGAAGTGACTTTTAAGGAGTTTGATCTCTTTTGTAAACAAACAGGACGAGAGTTAGTAGGAGAAGTCCAATCAAGAGAGTCTGGAAGGTTCTTTCGACCAGAGTTGTCTGCAACATTTATGACATGGGATGAGGCGATGGCCTACTGTGCATGGTTAGGGAAATTAACTGGTTTGGCATTTAATTTGGCTACGGATGCACAGTGGGAGTATGCTGCGCGCAGCCGGGGTTTGGCAGTAAAGTATGGCACGGACAATGGCTTGATGGAAAAAGGACGTAACTATAAGAGTGATTACTATGAAACCCCAGCCGACAACCCTCCTCCAGGCAATTATCCTCCAAACCCTTTGGGACTGTACGATATGAGTGGCATTAACCCTGAATGGGTTCGCGATGGGTATGCACCGTATTTTAAATGGGAAAAAGTTAATCCTTTAAATGATTTTCAACACAGTATTGTTACCATTCGAGGTTTTCATCCCAATGTTTATAGCAGAGGTTCTCGAGCCAACTATAGAACAGGAGCAGGAGCAGGTATTCGATTTGTAGTAAATTCACTAACCCCCGTTGATGTTGAATCTGTATTAGATAGCCTTGGTCTATCTATGCCTAGTTCAAAAGATATAGAGAAGTATATGCCAAAGAATTGGGTTGCTCCAGGTAAATACCCTCTTTAA
- the gyrB gene encoding DNA topoisomerase (ATP-hydrolyzing) subunit B, which yields MSDLDYDKMNGASDYSADSIQILEGLEAVRKRPAMYIGDVNVKGLHHLVYEVVDNSIDEALAGYCKNILVTINPDNSITVEDDGRGIPTEFHSKEKKSALEVVMTVLHAGGKFDKDSYKVSGGLHGVGVSCVNALSTYLKAEVHRDGKLWEQEYSCGKPQADVHVVGESDKTGTTITFMPDSSIFSVSVYKYEILAARLRELAFLNAGINLSLTDLREIDEEGNPKSDTFFSERGLAEFVDYLDGHRDRIIDQTIHINTEKNNIPVEIALCYNTSFTENIHAYVNNINTIEGGTHLTGFRRGLTRTLKGYADSSGMLSKMKFDISGDDFREGLTAVVSVKVAEPQFEGQTKTKLGNSEVSLSVDQAVSEMLSHYLEENPKAAKMIVNKVILAAQARHAARKARELVQRKTVLSGGGLPGKLADCSSKDASACEVFLVEGDSAGGTAKQGRDRKFQAILPLRGKILNVEKAMTHKVFESEEIRNIYTALGVRVGTEDDEKGLDYSRLRYHKIVIMTDADVDGSHIATLIMTFFFRFMQDLIKNGYLYIATPPLYLVKKGNKEEYCWTDPQKDRLVEEWGNGNESSVHVQRYKGLGEMNAEQLWNTTMDPEERMLRQVTIDNAVEADHTFSMLMGDEVAPRRNFIEENAVYANIDV from the coding sequence ATGAGTGATTTAGATTACGACAAAATGAATGGAGCTTCTGATTATTCAGCCGACAGTATTCAGATTTTAGAGGGTCTTGAGGCGGTTCGAAAACGTCCTGCGATGTATATTGGGGATGTGAATGTCAAAGGTCTTCATCATTTGGTGTATGAGGTGGTTGATAACTCTATTGATGAGGCATTGGCTGGTTATTGTAAAAATATTTTAGTTACAATAAACCCTGATAATTCAATTACGGTTGAAGATGATGGTCGTGGTATTCCTACCGAGTTTCACTCCAAAGAGAAGAAATCTGCTTTGGAAGTAGTGATGACTGTTCTTCATGCTGGGGGTAAATTTGACAAAGATTCGTATAAAGTTTCTGGTGGTCTTCACGGTGTGGGTGTATCTTGTGTGAATGCACTTTCTACTTACTTGAAAGCGGAAGTTCACCGCGATGGTAAGTTGTGGGAACAGGAGTACTCATGTGGTAAGCCACAGGCAGATGTACATGTGGTTGGAGAGTCTGATAAAACAGGTACTACCATTACTTTCATGCCTGATAGCTCTATTTTTAGTGTTTCAGTATATAAATATGAGATTCTTGCGGCTCGTTTGAGAGAGCTTGCATTTCTAAATGCAGGTATCAATCTTTCTCTGACGGATCTAAGAGAGATCGACGAGGAGGGTAATCCTAAAAGTGATACTTTCTTCTCTGAGAGAGGACTGGCTGAATTTGTGGACTATCTTGATGGACATAGAGATCGTATCATCGATCAAACGATCCATATCAATACAGAAAAAAATAATATTCCTGTAGAGATCGCTTTGTGTTACAATACATCGTTTACTGAGAATATTCACGCTTATGTGAATAATATCAATACCATAGAGGGTGGTACTCACCTAACTGGTTTTAGACGTGGTTTGACGCGTACTTTGAAAGGGTATGCCGATAGTAGTGGAATGCTTAGTAAAATGAAGTTCGATATTAGTGGTGATGACTTCCGTGAAGGATTGACTGCTGTAGTTTCGGTTAAAGTTGCTGAGCCTCAATTTGAAGGACAGACAAAAACCAAGCTAGGTAACTCAGAGGTGAGTTTGAGTGTCGATCAAGCGGTTTCGGAGATGCTTTCACACTATTTGGAAGAGAATCCAAAGGCTGCGAAAATGATTGTGAATAAGGTGATCCTTGCTGCTCAGGCTCGTCATGCTGCACGTAAAGCACGTGAGTTAGTACAGAGAAAAACGGTGCTATCTGGTGGAGGTCTTCCTGGTAAGCTTGCTGACTGCTCTTCTAAAGATGCTTCTGCTTGTGAGGTGTTCCTTGTCGAGGGTGATTCTGCGGGTGGTACTGCAAAACAGGGGCGTGATAGAAAATTCCAAGCGATCTTGCCATTGAGAGGTAAGATCTTGAATGTGGAAAAAGCAATGACACATAAGGTGTTTGAGAGCGAAGAGATTCGTAATATCTATACCGCTTTAGGTGTTCGTGTGGGAACAGAGGATGACGAAAAAGGGTTGGACTACTCTAGACTTCGTTACCACAAGATTGTTATCATGACCGATGCCGACGTGGATGGATCGCATATTGCAACATTGATTATGACTTTCTTCTTTAGATTCATGCAGGATCTGATTAAGAATGGTTATCTGTATATTGCTACTCCTCCACTATACTTGGTGAAGAAAGGTAACAAAGAAGAGTATTGCTGGACTGATCCACAAAAAGACCGTTTGGTGGAAGAGTGGGGTAACGGAAACGAAAGTTCTGTACACGTACAACGTTATAAGGGTCTTGGTGAGATGAACGCGGAGCAGTTGTGGAATACCACAATGGATCCAGAAGAGCGTATGCTTAGACAAGTGACTATCGATAATGCTGTGGAAGCGGACCATACATTCTCTATGCTTATGGGCGATGAAGTGGCTCCTCGTAGAAACTTTATTGAAGAGAATGCTGTTTATGCAAATATTGATGTATAA
- a CDS encoding formylglycine-generating enzyme family protein, translating to MEERRGKIVSLLLVLWVCLFHISCAQKSKPDSETDWIIKKSLTDLVYVKGGTFMLGDVGYTDSLGVHRLFANHGSALPVHKVTLDSYSIGKLEVTFKEFDLFCKLTGRDLVGEVQSRESGRFFRPELSATFMTWDDAMAYCAWLGKLTGLSFNLATNAQWEYAARSRGLAVKYGTDNGLMEKGRNYKSDYYETSADNPPPGSYPPNPLGLYDMSGINPEWVRDGYAPYFKWDKENPINDFQHSIVTIRGFHPNVYSRGSRANYRTGAGAGIRFVVNSLTPVDVETVLDSLGLSMPSSKDIEKYMPKNWVAPGKYPL from the coding sequence ATGGAAGAAAGAAGAGGAAAAATAGTCTCACTATTATTGGTTTTATGGGTTTGTCTGTTTCATATCTCTTGTGCCCAGAAGAGTAAGCCCGATTCGGAAACGGATTGGATCATCAAAAAATCTTTGACGGACTTGGTTTATGTGAAAGGTGGCACTTTTATGTTAGGAGATGTGGGGTATACGGATAGTTTGGGCGTACATCGCCTTTTTGCGAACCATGGAAGTGCTTTGCCAGTCCATAAGGTGACCCTAGATAGTTATTCCATCGGTAAGTTGGAAGTGACTTTTAAGGAGTTTGATCTATTCTGTAAACTAACAGGACGAGATTTGGTTGGAGAAGTCCAATCAAGAGAGTCTGGAAGGTTCTTTCGACCAGAATTGTCTGCAACATTTATGACATGGGATGATGCGATGGCCTACTGTGCATGGTTAGGGAAATTAACTGGTTTGTCATTTAATTTGGCAACGAATGCGCAGTGGGAGTATGCTGCGCGCAGCCGAGGATTGGCAGTAAAGTATGGCACGGACAATGGATTGATGGAAAAAGGTCGTAACTATAAGAGTGATTATTATGAAACATCGGCCGACAACCCTCCTCCAGGCAGTTACCCTCCAAACCCTTTGGGCCTGTACGATATGAGTGGCATTAACCCTGAATGGGTTCGCGATGGGTATGCACCATATTTTAAATGGGACAAAGAAAATCCTATAAATGATTTTCAACACAGTATTGTTACCATTCGAGGTTTTCATCCCAATGTTTATAGCAGAGGTTCTCGAGCCAACTATAGAACAGGCGCAGGAGCAGGTATTCGATTTGTAGTAAATTCACTAACCCCCGTTGATGTAGAAACTGTATTAGATAGCCTCGGTCTATCTATGCCTAGTTCCAAAGATATAGAGAAGTATATGCCAAAGAATTGGGTTGCTCCAGGTAAATACCCTCTTTAA